One window from the genome of Haloprofundus halobius encodes:
- a CDS encoding phosphoribosyltransferase produces MFDDRTDAGERLADLLERQSVDADLVLAIPRGGLPVGRVVADRLDVPLDVVVAQKLGAPGNPELAIGAVAGDGSVWLNDDLVDRLGVSAEYVEAVREREAENARGKVASYRGGEAVPEMRGKRVVLVDDGIATGATAIACLRQIRNAGAAHVVLAVPVASADASSRLATELDAFACVESPQFFQAVGQYYRSFEQVSNEEARAILESHQSEQAE; encoded by the coding sequence GTGTTCGACGACAGAACCGACGCGGGCGAGCGGTTGGCCGACCTGCTCGAACGACAGAGTGTCGACGCCGACCTCGTGCTCGCGATTCCGCGCGGCGGTCTCCCGGTCGGCCGGGTCGTCGCCGACCGACTCGACGTCCCCCTGGACGTGGTCGTCGCGCAGAAACTCGGCGCGCCGGGCAATCCAGAACTCGCCATCGGGGCCGTCGCGGGCGACGGGAGCGTCTGGCTGAACGACGACCTCGTCGACCGCCTCGGCGTCTCGGCGGAGTACGTCGAAGCGGTCCGAGAGAGGGAGGCCGAGAACGCGCGCGGGAAAGTCGCCTCGTATCGCGGCGGGGAGGCGGTGCCCGAGATGAGGGGTAAACGAGTAGTTCTCGTCGACGACGGCATCGCGACCGGGGCGACGGCTATCGCCTGCCTCCGGCAGATTCGCAACGCCGGGGCGGCGCACGTCGTCCTCGCGGTTCCGGTTGCGTCCGCCGATGCAAGCTCGCGACTCGCGACCGAGTTGGACGCGTTCGCCTGCGTCGAGTCACCGCAGTTCTTCCAAGCGGTCGGTCAGTACTACCGTTCGTTCGAGCAGGTGTCGAACGAGGAGGCGCGAGCGATACTGGAGTCGCACCAGTCGGAGCAAGCCGAGTGA
- a CDS encoding NAD-dependent epimerase/dehydratase family protein — translation MDTALVTGGLGRSGRWVVDRLADDYDVICVDRSQPGFEVPERPRIDFRAADLADRGEAFDLVSDLDPDAVVHWAALPSPTRHAGGRVFETNTMATYNVLVAAARREAKVVWASSESAYGFPFARETPLPDELPITEDHPLRPEDPYGTSKVVGEELAKMVVRRYGVSVASIRPSWIQYPGEYNCRDRDDLREDRPLSEMDLDAGVGNFWSYVDVRDVASLVATTLETEFDGHEVFHAAAAENYLGVATLDAVEEQFGALPDDCRLEGAASALSTAKAERLLDWRPVHSWRGAAGESVDGPDLLAN, via the coding sequence ATGGACACCGCACTCGTCACCGGCGGCCTCGGCCGCTCCGGTCGTTGGGTCGTCGACCGTCTCGCCGACGACTACGACGTGATTTGCGTCGACCGCTCGCAACCGGGGTTCGAGGTGCCGGAACGCCCGCGAATCGACTTCCGGGCCGCCGACCTCGCCGACCGCGGCGAGGCGTTCGACCTCGTCTCCGACCTCGACCCCGACGCAGTCGTCCACTGGGCGGCGCTCCCGTCGCCGACGCGCCACGCTGGCGGACGGGTGTTCGAGACGAACACGATGGCGACGTACAACGTCCTCGTCGCCGCCGCGCGGCGAGAGGCGAAAGTCGTCTGGGCGTCGAGCGAGAGCGCGTACGGGTTCCCGTTCGCCCGCGAGACGCCGCTGCCGGACGAACTCCCAATCACCGAGGACCACCCGCTTCGTCCGGAGGACCCCTACGGCACCTCGAAGGTCGTCGGCGAGGAACTCGCGAAGATGGTCGTCCGGCGCTACGGCGTCTCGGTCGCGTCGATTCGACCGTCGTGGATTCAGTACCCCGGCGAGTACAACTGCCGGGACCGCGACGACCTTCGGGAGGACAGACCGCTCTCGGAGATGGACCTCGACGCGGGCGTCGGCAACTTCTGGTCCTACGTCGACGTGCGCGACGTGGCGTCGCTCGTCGCGACGACGCTCGAAACCGAGTTCGACGGCCACGAAGTGTTCCACGCCGCCGCCGCGGAGAACTACCTCGGCGTCGCGACGCTCGACGCCGTCGAGGAACAGTTCGGTGCGCTGCCGGACGACTGCCGGTTGGAGGGAGCGGCGTCGGCGCTGTCGACGGCGAAAGCCGAGCGATTGCTCGACTGGCGACCCGTTCACTCGTGGCGGGGCGCGGCCGGCGAATCGGTCGACGGCCCTGACCTCCTCGCGAACTGA
- the htpX gene encoding zinc metalloprotease HtpX produces MEWKPDWGLRGRMALTMFLLFALYIVFVGVLSQIGYSYMLIFVGIFFLAQFLFSDKLALYSMGAKKVSEDEYPQLHAMVGRLCQQADLPKPDVAVAQSRVPNAFATGRSQKSSTVAVTTGLLQTLDQEELEGVMAHELAHVKNRDVMVMTIASFLSTVAFMIVRWGFWFGGGSRREGGAPVIVAILVSLLVWIVSFLLIRALSRYREYAADRGGATITGKPGALASALLTIDGRMDNVPKEDLREQSEMNAFFIIPIRSGFIGKIASTHPSTENRVERLRQLEREMEGI; encoded by the coding sequence ATGGAATGGAAACCCGACTGGGGGCTTCGCGGGCGCATGGCGCTCACGATGTTCCTCCTGTTCGCCCTCTACATCGTCTTCGTGGGGGTACTCTCCCAAATCGGCTACTCGTACATGCTGATATTCGTGGGCATCTTCTTCCTCGCCCAGTTCCTCTTCAGCGACAAGCTCGCGCTGTACAGCATGGGCGCGAAGAAGGTGAGCGAGGACGAATATCCGCAGTTGCACGCGATGGTCGGCCGCCTCTGCCAGCAGGCTGACCTCCCGAAACCCGACGTCGCCGTGGCACAGTCGCGCGTCCCGAACGCGTTCGCCACTGGCCGCTCGCAGAAGAGTTCGACCGTCGCCGTCACCACCGGCCTCTTACAGACGCTCGACCAGGAGGAACTGGAAGGCGTGATGGCACACGAACTCGCGCACGTGAAGAACCGCGACGTGATGGTGATGACCATCGCCTCGTTCCTCTCGACGGTCGCGTTCATGATCGTCCGCTGGGGCTTCTGGTTCGGCGGCGGCAGCCGCCGCGAAGGTGGCGCACCCGTCATCGTCGCCATCCTCGTCTCGCTCCTCGTGTGGATCGTCTCGTTCCTGCTCATCCGGGCGCTCTCACGCTACCGCGAGTACGCCGCCGACCGCGGCGGGGCGACCATCACGGGCAAGCCGGGCGCGCTCGCCTCCGCGCTCCTCACCATCGACGGCCGGATGGACAACGTGCCGAAGGAGGACCTGCGCGAGCAGTCGGAGATGAACGCGTTCTTCATCATCCCCATCCGCAGCGGCTTCATCGGCAAGATCGCCAGCACCCACCCCTCCACCGAGAACCGCGTCGAGCGGCTTCGACAACTGGAGCGCGAGATGGAAGGGATCTGA
- a CDS encoding 4Fe-4S binding protein codes for MSKDRTTGGGITLTDSAAFRFLFTNKNVQHAVNLVTVALFFYATYRAAAGPTDAGENFGSVAFFGLWWTPVMLLSLVFLGRIWCYFCPIGAMVRFTQRFGLRRHFPMYTRKWLVVGLPVSVLSLTALTFALARWPMYKVGVAYTPRLVPYYWLSILGVALAVSLVYQRQAFCRYVCPATGVMSVTSKFSPLEIAQNRETGVQCATLEYKSEFLSTDRRCTACMNCTTEQPDEDVELRFRWPGAKAVTERIPLVDEALVALLIWAVFPIDHVLGAAIEETALVGSLPGLLAPTAAYVASIAATILGFAAVNRVASDWGGLDWTESFTKFGLAYAPLGIMFTLGDHVVGGLLEEGGQTLNVFARGLGVPLALPAGASPGLVAAWDQFFVTGWLWLAVLWSAVIAWQVATTMTDSKERALKAFAPHIALMAGSTYVVASVLAAHA; via the coding sequence ATGTCGAAAGACCGGACTACGGGCGGCGGAATCACTCTCACGGACAGCGCAGCGTTCCGCTTCCTGTTCACGAACAAGAACGTACAGCACGCGGTCAACCTCGTCACGGTTGCGCTCTTCTTCTACGCCACCTACCGCGCCGCCGCGGGACCGACGGACGCGGGAGAGAACTTCGGGAGCGTCGCGTTCTTCGGTCTCTGGTGGACGCCCGTGATGCTTCTCAGCCTCGTGTTTCTCGGTCGAATCTGGTGTTACTTCTGTCCCATCGGAGCGATGGTGCGGTTCACCCAACGGTTCGGCCTCCGTCGGCACTTCCCGATGTACACTCGGAAGTGGCTCGTGGTGGGTCTCCCCGTCTCCGTCCTCTCGCTGACCGCGCTCACGTTCGCGCTCGCGCGGTGGCCCATGTACAAGGTCGGCGTCGCGTACACGCCGCGACTCGTTCCCTACTACTGGCTCTCTATTCTCGGCGTCGCCCTCGCCGTGAGCCTCGTCTACCAGCGGCAGGCGTTCTGCAGGTACGTCTGTCCGGCGACGGGCGTGATGAGCGTCACCTCGAAGTTCTCGCCGCTCGAAATCGCGCAGAACAGAGAGACCGGCGTCCAGTGCGCGACGCTCGAGTACAAGAGCGAGTTTCTGAGTACCGACCGCCGGTGTACCGCCTGCATGAACTGTACGACTGAACAGCCCGACGAGGACGTGGAGCTGCGGTTCCGCTGGCCGGGCGCGAAGGCAGTCACCGAGCGTATCCCGCTGGTCGACGAGGCGCTCGTCGCGCTCCTCATCTGGGCGGTCTTCCCCATCGACCACGTGCTCGGTGCCGCCATCGAGGAGACCGCGCTCGTCGGGAGCCTCCCCGGGTTGCTCGCGCCGACTGCGGCCTACGTCGCGAGCATCGCCGCGACGATACTCGGGTTCGCGGCCGTCAACCGCGTCGCGAGCGACTGGGGTGGACTCGACTGGACCGAGTCGTTCACGAAGTTCGGGCTGGCGTACGCGCCGCTCGGCATCATGTTCACGCTCGGCGACCACGTCGTCGGGGGGCTCCTCGAAGAGGGCGGACAGACGCTGAACGTGTTCGCACGAGGGCTCGGCGTACCGCTAGCCCTCCCCGCGGGAGCGAGCCCCGGCCTCGTCGCGGCGTGGGACCAGTTCTTCGTCACCGGCTGGCTCTGGCTCGCGGTGCTCTGGAGCGCGGTGATCGCCTGGCAGGTCGCGACGACGATGACGGACTCGAAGGAGCGCGCGCTGAAGGCGTTCGCGCCCCACATCGCGCTGATGGCCGGGAGCACCTACGTCGTCGCCAGCGTCCTCGCGGCGCACGCGTAG
- a CDS encoding DUF7317 family protein translates to MHTHSLTTALTLYRSGTLTLAQAASRAGKSQAEFRKVLAAHGIALHDAAPPSTESGTPARAD, encoded by the coding sequence ATGCACACTCACTCCCTCACGACGGCGCTGACGCTGTATCGCAGCGGAACCCTGACACTCGCGCAGGCCGCTTCCCGCGCCGGGAAGTCGCAAGCGGAGTTCCGGAAGGTGCTCGCCGCTCACGGCATCGCGCTCCACGATGCCGCGCCGCCGTCCACCGAGTCGGGGACCCCCGCCCGCGCCGACTGA
- the pspAB gene encoding PspA-associated protein PspAB: MGLFDSIRSVLGLRAEADATREADPEDLFGMSTAYLTMQADLGYDSVGAAALCFSSVDSTDFTETLDEVEAILHAGSEETGTTFRRHADSHGYQWVILEDSDPEDLVTSIHFAADEFIERGYGSRLLAAVFGFEKPDEDVRAYWIYSFRRGAYYPFAPKTGHERNQRVEFKLQSVLDGELGIEDDERYWYPLWPDERGGHPWD; encoded by the coding sequence ATGGGACTGTTCGACTCCATCCGCTCGGTGCTCGGTCTCCGCGCGGAGGCGGACGCGACTCGCGAGGCCGACCCCGAGGACCTCTTCGGGATGTCGACGGCGTATCTCACGATGCAGGCCGACCTCGGCTACGACTCCGTCGGCGCGGCGGCGCTCTGCTTCTCGTCGGTCGACAGCACGGACTTCACCGAGACGCTCGACGAAGTCGAGGCCATCCTCCACGCCGGCAGCGAGGAGACGGGGACGACGTTCAGACGCCACGCCGACAGCCACGGCTACCAGTGGGTGATACTGGAGGACAGCGACCCCGAGGACCTCGTGACGAGCATCCACTTCGCCGCCGACGAGTTCATCGAACGCGGCTACGGTTCTCGACTTCTGGCCGCCGTCTTCGGCTTCGAGAAACCCGACGAGGACGTGCGCGCGTACTGGATCTACTCGTTCCGCCGCGGCGCGTACTACCCGTTCGCCCCGAAAACCGGCCACGAGCGGAACCAGCGCGTCGAGTTCAAACTTCAATCCGTCCTCGACGGCGAACTCGGCATCGAAGACGACGAGCGCTACTGGTACCCGCTGTGGCCCGACGAGCGCGGCGGCCACCCCTGGGACTGA
- a CDS encoding 60S ribosomal export protein NMD3: MSQSREFCPRCGNPVEERSEPLPGAPRERDEVLCNECYFDDFDLVDAPDRVTVRVCANCGAVHRGNRWVDVGARDYTDVAVDAVSESLGVHLKARDVAWAVEPEQVDQNTIRMHCQFSGVVRGTYVEEEVVVPVYISRETCQRCGRIAGGYYASEIQVRAESREPTPDEQARAVDIAEEFVAKREEAGDRNAFITESKEVADGTDIKLSTNQLGQAVATRITRELGGNVESYPTLVTEDSDGNEVYRVTYAVRLPQYTPGTIIDPRDDEGPVLVRSVKGNLKGTRLTSGDRYEARFEEGETPDARELGSVDDAAETTVVAVEDDHAVQVLDPETFQSKTIARPSYFDADAETVSVLKSRAGLHILPEDAVDGE; the protein is encoded by the coding sequence ATGAGTCAATCGCGCGAGTTCTGTCCGCGCTGCGGAAATCCGGTCGAGGAGCGGTCCGAACCGCTCCCCGGTGCGCCGCGCGAACGCGACGAAGTGCTCTGCAACGAGTGTTACTTCGACGATTTCGACCTCGTGGACGCGCCCGACCGGGTGACGGTCCGCGTCTGCGCGAACTGCGGGGCGGTCCACCGCGGCAACCGCTGGGTCGACGTCGGCGCGCGCGACTACACCGACGTCGCCGTCGACGCCGTCAGCGAGTCGCTCGGCGTCCACCTCAAAGCCCGCGACGTGGCGTGGGCCGTCGAACCCGAGCAGGTCGATCAGAACACGATTCGGATGCACTGCCAGTTCTCCGGCGTCGTCCGCGGGACGTACGTCGAAGAGGAGGTCGTCGTCCCCGTCTACATCTCCCGGGAGACGTGCCAGCGTTGCGGGCGCATCGCCGGCGGCTACTACGCCAGCGAGATTCAGGTCCGCGCGGAGAGCCGCGAGCCGACACCCGACGAGCAAGCGAGAGCGGTCGACATCGCCGAGGAGTTCGTCGCCAAGCGCGAGGAAGCGGGCGACCGGAACGCGTTCATCACCGAGTCGAAGGAGGTCGCCGACGGCACGGACATCAAACTCTCGACGAACCAACTCGGGCAGGCGGTGGCGACGCGTATCACCCGCGAACTCGGCGGAAACGTCGAGAGTTACCCGACGCTCGTCACCGAGGACAGCGACGGCAACGAGGTGTACCGCGTCACTTACGCGGTCCGTCTCCCGCAGTACACCCCCGGCACGATTATCGACCCCCGAGACGACGAGGGACCGGTGCTCGTCCGCAGCGTCAAAGGTAACCTGAAGGGGACGCGCCTGACGTCGGGCGACCGCTACGAGGCGCGCTTCGAGGAGGGCGAAACGCCAGACGCTCGCGAACTCGGGTCGGTCGACGACGCCGCCGAAACCACCGTCGTCGCCGTCGAGGACGACCACGCGGTACAGGTGCTCGACCCCGAGACGTTCCAGTCGAAGACCATCGCTCGACCCTCCTACTTCGACGCCGACGCCGAGACGGTGTCGGTACTGAAGAGTCGAGCAGGACTGCATATCCTCCCCGAAGACGCCGTCGACGGGGAGTGA